Proteins found in one Desulfosoma sp. genomic segment:
- a CDS encoding cysteine desulfurase family protein: MDGRRIYMDHIAGTPLAMEVFEAMKPFLVEHFGNPASIHHLGEAPQDAIFKARSQTAALIGAEPEEIIFTSGGTEANNLAVKGVAFQRMHEGRHLVVSAIEHYSVLYAAKALERFGFTVTLVPVDHYGWVDPKDVKRAMRPDTVLVSIMHANNEVGTIQSLADIAAVVHEHGALLHTDAIASVGRIPVDVNALGVDLLSLAANQFNGPKGAGALYCRKGTSLWPLFHGGGQEDGRRTGTENVAGIVGLGAAAERVRLRLSAKMERCIRLEKLLRERISGLIDEVRFNGHPERHLPGLVNVSIRYVEGEALLLHMDLRGICVAGASACMSITAKASHVLEAMGLLGDGAYGTLLFTLDEENTEDEVHQAAETLATVVSRLRSMSPLYSARVSA; encoded by the coding sequence ATGGACGGTCGAAGAATCTATATGGATCATATTGCGGGAACGCCTTTGGCGATGGAAGTTTTTGAAGCTATGAAACCTTTTCTGGTGGAACATTTCGGGAATCCCGCCAGTATTCATCATCTGGGCGAGGCGCCTCAGGATGCCATCTTTAAGGCGCGATCCCAGACGGCGGCGCTTATCGGAGCGGAACCCGAGGAAATCATCTTTACGTCCGGAGGTACCGAAGCGAACAACCTCGCCGTCAAGGGCGTCGCCTTTCAACGCATGCACGAGGGGCGGCATCTGGTGGTTTCGGCCATCGAACACTATTCCGTCCTTTATGCCGCCAAGGCCTTGGAAAGGTTCGGCTTTACCGTCACCTTGGTTCCTGTGGACCACTATGGTTGGGTGGACCCGAAAGATGTCAAAAGAGCCATGCGGCCGGATACCGTGCTCGTGTCCATTATGCACGCCAACAATGAAGTGGGCACCATTCAATCTCTGGCGGATATTGCCGCTGTGGTCCATGAGCATGGAGCCCTGTTGCACACGGACGCCATCGCCTCGGTTGGTCGCATTCCCGTCGACGTGAATGCTTTGGGTGTGGATCTGCTTAGCCTTGCAGCGAACCAGTTCAACGGTCCCAAAGGCGCCGGAGCGCTTTACTGCCGGAAAGGAACCTCTTTGTGGCCCCTTTTTCATGGCGGAGGTCAAGAAGACGGGCGCCGAACCGGAACCGAAAATGTCGCCGGCATTGTGGGATTGGGGGCTGCTGCGGAGCGCGTGCGGTTAAGGCTTTCGGCCAAAATGGAACGGTGTATTCGGCTGGAAAAGCTTTTACGGGAACGTATCTCGGGCCTGATCGATGAAGTGCGTTTCAATGGGCACCCGGAAAGACATCTTCCCGGTTTGGTCAATGTGTCCATTCGCTATGTGGAAGGGGAAGCCCTGCTGTTACACATGGATTTAAGAGGTATTTGCGTGGCCGGAGCCTCGGCGTGCATGTCCATCACGGCCAAGGCGTCTCATGTGCTGGAGGCCATGGGGCTTTTGGGGGACGGAGCCTACGGAACACTGCTGTTTACTTTGGACGAGGAAAACACCGAAGACGAAGTGCATCAAGCTGCGGAAACGCTCGCTACGGTGGTGTCCCGACTGCGTTCCATGTCGCCTTTGTACAGCGCTCGAGTCTCTGCCTGA
- a CDS encoding FAD-dependent oxidoreductase, producing the protein MAGKRICIVGGVAGGASSAARARRLDEKAEIIILEKGPFVSFANCGLPYYVGDVIRREEHLLVATPEMFQQRFRIEVRLHSEVLRIDRENRRLLIRDHQAGREYEEPYDVLVLSPGASPIRPPIPGLDLHGVFFVRSIPDSREIRRMIDQRHAQKAVVVGGGYIGLEMTENLVRRGLHVTLVEMQPQIMPLCDPEMVWPLQETLWEKGVDLRLGNQVEKIERGSNEELRVRLRSGEELSAQLVIVAVGVRPEVQLARDAGLALGHLGGILVNEKMQTSDPSIWAVGDAVEVLHVITGRQTLLPLAGPANRQGRLAADAICGRDVRFRGVQGTAVVGLFDQVLAMTGPSEKVLKSLNLWDEPYRCEKIYLHPGHHASYYPGAETIAMKLIFSKKDGKILGFQAVGKKGAVRRTDVIAMAVQKGGTVFDLEEAELCYAPQFGSAKDPVNLAGMIAANVVRGDVEVIHADEMDQRPENVFVLDVREAFEYRRGHIEGAVHIPLGRLRQRMAELPKDREIWVYCYVGQRSYLAARALRQYGYQAKNLSGGFRTYTLWRLATSHLSKPSDNLVPK; encoded by the coding sequence ATGGCGGGAAAGCGTATTTGCATCGTCGGAGGTGTTGCTGGAGGAGCTTCCAGTGCGGCACGGGCACGCCGGCTCGATGAAAAGGCGGAAATCATCATTCTCGAAAAAGGACCCTTTGTCTCCTTCGCCAATTGCGGCCTTCCCTATTACGTGGGAGACGTGATTCGTCGTGAGGAACACCTTTTGGTGGCGACGCCCGAAATGTTTCAACAAAGGTTCCGTATCGAAGTGCGCCTTCATTCGGAAGTGCTGCGCATCGATCGAGAAAACCGACGTCTTCTCATTCGAGATCATCAAGCGGGTCGGGAGTATGAGGAACCCTATGATGTCTTGGTGCTATCGCCTGGTGCCTCGCCAATAAGGCCGCCGATTCCTGGGCTCGATCTTCACGGTGTCTTTTTTGTACGCAGCATTCCGGACAGTCGCGAAATTCGGCGCATGATCGATCAAAGACATGCGCAGAAAGCTGTTGTCGTAGGAGGCGGCTATATCGGGCTCGAGATGACCGAAAATCTGGTGCGACGGGGGTTGCACGTGACTTTGGTGGAAATGCAACCCCAGATCATGCCTCTGTGTGATCCCGAAATGGTATGGCCGCTTCAGGAAACACTGTGGGAAAAAGGGGTGGATCTGCGTTTGGGAAACCAGGTGGAAAAAATTGAGAGAGGATCAAATGAAGAACTCAGGGTAAGGCTTCGCTCCGGCGAGGAGCTATCGGCACAACTGGTCATTGTGGCCGTGGGTGTGCGACCTGAGGTTCAGTTGGCTCGAGACGCCGGGCTTGCCTTGGGGCATCTTGGCGGCATTCTGGTGAATGAAAAGATGCAGACCAGTGATCCATCCATTTGGGCCGTAGGAGACGCCGTGGAGGTGCTTCACGTGATCACGGGCCGACAAACCCTTCTTCCCTTAGCGGGTCCTGCCAATAGACAGGGGCGGCTTGCCGCCGACGCCATATGTGGAAGAGATGTCCGTTTTCGAGGCGTTCAGGGGACAGCCGTGGTCGGCCTTTTCGATCAGGTCCTGGCCATGACGGGGCCCAGCGAAAAGGTTCTGAAATCCCTCAACTTATGGGATGAACCCTACCGGTGCGAAAAAATCTATCTTCATCCAGGTCATCACGCCAGTTATTACCCAGGCGCCGAAACCATTGCCATGAAGCTCATTTTTTCCAAGAAGGATGGAAAAATTCTAGGATTTCAGGCGGTGGGCAAAAAGGGAGCCGTGCGGCGCACAGACGTTATTGCCATGGCCGTTCAGAAAGGCGGCACCGTTTTTGACCTGGAAGAGGCTGAGCTGTGCTACGCTCCACAGTTTGGATCCGCCAAGGATCCCGTGAACCTTGCCGGCATGATCGCTGCCAATGTGGTTCGAGGAGATGTGGAAGTGATTCATGCCGACGAGATGGATCAACGCCCTGAGAACGTCTTTGTGCTCGATGTGCGTGAGGCGTTTGAATACCGACGCGGGCACATTGAGGGAGCGGTGCACATTCCTCTGGGGCGATTACGGCAGCGTATGGCGGAACTGCCAAAGGACCGGGAAATCTGGGTCTATTGCTATGTGGGCCAGCGTTCTTACCTGGCCGCTCGAGCGCTGCGCCAATACGGGTATCAGGCTAAAAATCTCAGCGGGGGCTTTCGCACCTACACCCTGTGGAGGCTGGCGACGTCTCACCTCTCCAAGCCCTCAGACAATCTTGTGCCAAAATGA
- a CDS encoding BamA/TamA family outer membrane protein, with product MGRRSAKRRQDLWTVFWVVLTVGVFGIHNVSSFAGSISYAVQFEESVEEDWQRRLKPLSETFGRKQEGAASLNQLRRRLEKDQNIFRTFLRSEGFYGSEVTYRIDRDKDTVTVSFSVNPGPLYLLNETKLNISQVPSSIFELLSQTARSSLPAGSPALASRIQDTDQKILTVLAENGYPLARIGERKVIVRHEERTVEVHYDIVSGPKCFFGPATVTGLQTVREDIVRARLPWKEGDVFDSRLITKAQNNLILMDLFSVVRINHASSADPQGRLPMEITVTERKPRTFKGGLFYTTDVGPELDVSWESRNLFKGKAKVGAETQLSSQKKVLDGMGLWRDFLRPDQFLQFEGRVAEEDWDAYWSRSLGTSISLARDITPTIRAGAGAGFRLSSVEQISHRETYGLFFLPAFVRLDTTNNPLDPTGGFRCQIQTSPYWDVTDVSLFFWKTSTTVSTYYDWAGDGRLVLASIFSGGTIIGAAQKSVPPDVRFYVGGGGSVRGYPYQSLGPRDGNDPLGGRSFLVWNGEMRWRFRERYGFAAFLDGGTTYESTLPNFGRSFRWGTGLGFRYYSPLGPFRIDVAFPLNRRTGIDDVFQIYVSLGQAF from the coding sequence GTGGGGCGGCGATCCGCAAAACGGCGTCAAGACCTATGGACCGTCTTTTGGGTTGTTCTTACGGTCGGGGTTTTTGGAATTCATAACGTCTCAAGCTTTGCGGGTTCCATTTCCTATGCCGTGCAGTTCGAAGAAAGCGTCGAGGAAGATTGGCAACGACGCCTAAAACCCCTTTCCGAAACCTTCGGTCGAAAACAGGAAGGCGCCGCGTCCCTCAACCAACTCAGACGTCGTTTGGAAAAAGATCAAAATATCTTTCGAACTTTTCTTCGATCCGAAGGCTTTTATGGCTCAGAGGTCACTTATCGAATCGATCGAGACAAAGACACGGTGACAGTGTCATTTTCCGTGAACCCAGGCCCACTGTATCTTTTGAATGAAACGAAGCTGAACATCTCCCAGGTCCCTTCATCCATTTTTGAACTGTTAAGTCAAACGGCTCGATCTTCCCTGCCCGCGGGTTCGCCGGCTCTCGCAAGCCGAATCCAGGACACGGACCAAAAGATTCTGACCGTTCTTGCCGAAAACGGTTATCCCCTGGCTCGCATTGGAGAGAGAAAAGTCATCGTTCGCCATGAGGAGCGAACCGTAGAGGTTCATTATGACATCGTTTCGGGACCCAAATGTTTTTTTGGTCCGGCCACCGTCACCGGATTGCAAACCGTGCGGGAAGACATCGTCCGTGCTCGACTCCCTTGGAAGGAAGGCGACGTTTTTGATTCACGGCTCATCACGAAAGCGCAGAACAACCTCATCCTTATGGATCTCTTTTCCGTGGTGCGTATCAACCATGCCTCCTCAGCGGATCCCCAGGGACGACTTCCCATGGAAATCACGGTCACGGAAAGAAAGCCTCGCACATTCAAAGGAGGGCTTTTTTACACCACGGACGTCGGTCCAGAACTGGACGTTTCGTGGGAAAGTAGGAACCTTTTTAAGGGTAAGGCAAAGGTAGGTGCTGAAACCCAGTTGTCGTCCCAAAAGAAGGTTTTGGACGGCATGGGATTATGGCGGGATTTTCTGCGCCCGGACCAATTTTTGCAATTCGAGGGCCGAGTGGCTGAAGAAGATTGGGATGCGTACTGGAGCCGCAGCCTTGGGACCTCCATTTCCCTGGCGCGGGACATCACACCCACGATCAGAGCGGGTGCGGGAGCAGGCTTTCGGCTCTCCAGCGTGGAACAGATTTCCCATCGGGAAACTTACGGCCTTTTCTTTCTCCCCGCCTTCGTGCGCCTGGATACCACCAACAACCCTCTGGATCCCACTGGAGGATTTCGCTGCCAGATCCAGACCTCCCCCTATTGGGACGTAACGGACGTCTCCCTGTTTTTTTGGAAGACATCGACAACCGTCAGCACTTACTATGACTGGGCGGGCGACGGTCGGCTTGTGCTGGCTTCCATCTTTTCCGGAGGGACCATAATCGGGGCCGCTCAGAAGAGCGTCCCTCCGGATGTGCGTTTTTACGTGGGAGGCGGTGGCAGTGTGCGAGGCTATCCTTATCAAAGTTTGGGGCCTCGAGATGGAAATGACCCCTTGGGTGGTCGGTCCTTTCTTGTCTGGAACGGAGAAATGCGCTGGCGTTTTCGAGAAAGATACGGTTTTGCGGCCTTCTTGGACGGAGGCACGACTTACGAGAGCACCCTGCCGAACTTTGGAAGAAGTTTTCGATGGGGCACAGGGCTTGGCTTCCGGTATTATTCCCCTTTGGGGCCTTTTCGTATCGATGTGGCTTTCCCGCTGAACCGTCGCACAGGCATTGACGATGTCTTTCAAATCTATGTAAGTTTGGGACAAGCGTTTTAA